Below is a window of Candidatus Flexicrinis affinis DNA.
GCGTTCACTACTACAAGGTCATCGTGCACGGGCACAGCCTGCCGCCGAAGGCCGAGAACATCGGCGAGGATACCGCCAAGCGCGTGCCGCTCGACAAACGCGTATACTTCATCCCCGACGTGCTGACCAGCGAGGTCATGTGGATCGCCGTCACCACGCTGGTGTTGGTCGTCTTGTGCGTGTGGTTCTATCACGCGCCGCTGGAGAACCACGCCGACCCGCAGATCACGCCGATCGGCACGACCGCGCCGTGGTACTTCCTGTGGATTCAGGGCGCACTGAAACTCGGCGACAAGGTGTTCTGGGGCGTCATCTTCCCCGGCATCTACCTCGTCTTCCTGATGGTCATGCCGTATCTCGATACGACCAAGAGCCGCCGCTATGCCGACCGCCGCTTCGCGCTCAGCATGGGCTTCCTGCTGACCTCGTTCACGGTCGTCCTGAGCTACATGGGCCTGCCGGAATACGGTGTGGCGACTTCGGCGGACGCGCGCGTCATCCACGAGATGACGATGGAGCCTGCCCACAATCACATGGGCAAGCTGCTGCCCGTGCCCTACAACCAGTTGGCGCCGGGGGCCTATACCACCGCGCAGTTCGAGAGCGACGCGCCGGACGTGGACGTCGCCGAGTTCAACACGATGATCGCGGAAACTGGTATCCGCGACGAACTGGTCGCCGAGCTCAACCTCGCGCACTTGAATAACGCGAGAGCCTACGAGCAGATCCCGTTCGTGGTCATCCCGGACTCGTCACCGGCCCTGCATAAGGCGATCGAGGAGTTCCATCACCTGCTCGAAATCGACAACAAGGAACTCTACAACGCGCACGGCGTCGTGATCGTCACCGATAATCAGGCTGGATTGAAGCGCCTCGACGTGCTGATCCAGTGGGAAGAGGTCGAACTGAACGAGACCGGCGGCGTCATCGTCGACGATCAGGGCAACCCGATCCCGGTGTTGAACGAGGACGGCACGCCGGTATACCGCTGGAGCGCCGACCACATCTTTATCCACGAGAACAGCGCGTACTTCCAGAACTAGGTGGCACGCCCCTCTCCCTGCGCAGCGCGCTGCCCCGTCCCACAGGGGCGAGGGGCCGCATCAAACAACAAATCCCCGGCGCTGAGCAAAACGGCGCCGGGGGCGTGGGCCGAGGGGCATCGATTGAGCACTAAAGGGACTCGCTAATGCTTCAATTCGGACGAATGCTAGTTGACCGTATTGAGAACCGCATTCTGGTTGGGATCATCGCCTTTGTCGGCATCATGGTCCTGGTCGGATGGGTTGCGATCAACGAGAACGCGCGTATGGCCTCGTTTACCCGGCAGTACAACGCGCGGTCGATCGAGCGCGGCGCCGAGTTGTTCGCTGCCAACTGCTCGACCTGCCACGGCACCGATGGCCGCGGTGTTTCACTGCGTGCGCCGGCCCTCAACAGCCCGCACCTCTTTGGTTACGACTTTCTCGCGCAGTGGGACGATGAAATCGACACGCTCAACCGCGAGATTGCAGCACTGGAATCCGAGAAGCTCGCGCTTCAAGACGAGCTGGCGGCGGACGGCGTAACCGACCGCCGCCGCGAAGCGATCGAGACGCGTATCGCCGAGATCGACGCCGAATTGGCCGATCCGGAGCGTCAGGCTCGCATCGAGGAGCTTCAGTTCGAGCGGCAGCAGCAGGTCACCGCGATGGTCGCGGCCGTCGACAAGGGCTACGACCCCGACGTGCCGTCGCGCCTCGTTCAGCTCGGTTGGGGTGGCACGCGTGAGAGCTTCATCCAGACGACGCTGATCCACGGTCGGCCGACCAGCATCAGCTACTGGCGCGCTCCGATGGTGTCGTGGGGCCAGCGCTCCGGCGGGCCGCTGCGCGACGACCAGATTCAGGACATCGTCAATTACATCCTGAATTGGGACAAGGGCACCGACTGGACGCTTGAGGATCTCCTTGCGGTTCAGCAGTTCCCGATCATCCCCGGTGAAGGCGGCGGTGGCGAGATCACCGCAGAAGCTGTCGGCAGCGATGTCGACGCGGCGCTCGCGGCGTTGACGACCGTCGTCGGCGATCCCGTCCGCGGTCAGGCGCTGTACGAAGGCTCGGAGCGCACGCAGCGCGCGCAGCGTCTTGGCTGTTCAGGCTGCCATTACGGCGGCGTGCAAGGCCCGGCGTATGATGGTCTGTGGGAGCGTATCCTCGATGAACGCCTGACCGACCCTGCCTTGGCGGGCTACACGCCCGAGCACTACGTGATCGAGAGCATCCTGGCTCCCGGCGCTTACGTTGTCTCGGGCTGGGCGGCAGGCCAAATGCCGGCTCAGTTCGGTCAACAAATGAGCGCACAGGACGTAGCCGACATCCTCGAATTCATTAAGGCGAGCGATCCGAACTACGTCGCGCCGGAACAGCCGGCCGAGGAACCCGCCGCCGAAGGTGAAGGCGACGGCGGCTAACCGGTCCGCAGCTCTCGCGCCCGCTCGTCTGGGGTGCGCCACTGACACTGACGCAAGACCAGCCCCCGTGACGTGTTCCGGGGGCTTTTTGTCGGGCCGTGCCGGCCTCCCGAACAATCGGAAAGGACAACATCGTGTACCGTACCCTGATCGTAATCGCCGGCCTGCTTATGCTTGCGGCTGGCCTCGCCCTCGCGCAGGAGCCTGCGCCGACCGAGACACCCAACCTGTCATTCTCGTGCGACCCGGACGCGCTGCAAACGTACGCCGCAGCACGGATCATCAGCGCGCAGGTCGCGCTTGCCGAAAGCACCGACCCCGAAGGGATCAACGCGGCGTTGGGGCAGATGTACCTGATCGGCGAGGAGTTCAAGGCGCGCGCGCTGGCCTGCGGGTATATCCCCGAAAACATCGGCCAACTGCCGATCGGGGAGGATACGTCCACCGAGCGCGTGCTGGAGGTCATGGACACGCTCACCGGCGATCCGCTGCGCGGCCAACTACTGTATCTCGGGCAGGAACGCAGCAGCCAAAACGCGACGCTAGGCTGCTCCGGCTGTCACGAGACGGGCGACGTCGCGCCGATCACCGAAGGCACGTGGACGCGCTGGGACGAGGAGCGCCGCCTGCTGCCCGAGTACGCCGAACAGGAGTTCGCGTATTACGCCGTCGAGTCGATCCTGCACCCCAACGTCTACGTCGTGCCGCCCTACGGCGAAAACCTGATGCCGGCGATCTATACGCTGGCGCTCGGCTATCAAGACCTGCTCGACCTGATCCTCTTCCTTGAGAGTCAGGATCAACTTCCGTAGGCGGGGGGAAGCGATGAGGTAAGCGCGGGCGGGCCGCCCACCCGCACCTCTATCTCTCCCGAGGAGAGGGGCTTTCGGCTTGTGTCTTGCACGCCGCGCATACTCCGCAAGCCTCTGCGGTGTGGTAGGAACGCGATACATCGCGTCCGAGCAGGCAGGCACAGAGCACACAGACGATGCCGAGCTCGTAGGTCAGGATGCCGGCGTATCGCGCGATCTCGACTTGGCCCGTGCCTCGGCGATCATCCGCCGCGCGTCGTCGAGGGTCGGCGCGGTCAACACCGTGTTGGCGCTCGACGGATCGAAGCGCCGAAACGCCTCCATGATCATGTTGGCGAGCTTTGACGTCACCACCACGCCCATGCGCAGGTTCTTCGGCGCGTTCGCGATAATCTGCTTCGTATTGGTGATCGCCGAGGCCGCGTTGGTCGCCCAGCCGCGTGTGTAATCGGTGATGATGTAGCAGCGGTGCGGCTTGCTGCTAATCTTCGCATAAGCGTCTTCAAACGCCGTGAAATAGTCTATCCACTGGAACTGACCGATAAACTCAACAATCAGGACGGTCTCCTCCGGATCGTCCCACGCAATACGTATGTCAGCCATAATGCCGCAGCCTTTCACTTCAAAAATTCTTGGAACTGCGCGCCGCTCCTCGGTGGGCGCCGCTTGGCATAATTCTATAGGGATTCCCGGCCGCTAGGCTTTAGATATGGCGGAAGGGACTCGGCTATGACCTCACATCCCCGGCCACAAAGAATGCGTAAACGGTGAGGCGAAACCCGTGAATCACAGGGGATCGCCTTCCCCGCCCGCCGGCACCTGCAACCGGCGCAGTTCGTCGACCTCGATGTGGCAGCGGATCAGATGGCCGTCGCCGGCATCGCGGAACGGGGGCGCTTCGGTGCGGCAGATGTCGCCCAGATAACGCGGGCAGCGCGTGTGGAAGCGGCATCCGGTCGGGATGTTGCGCGCGCTCGGCACGTCGCCCTCAAGGCGGATGTCGGTGCGCGACGCGGTCGGGTCGGCCACCGGCACCGCCGATACCAGCGCCTCGGTATACGGGTGCGACGGCCCGACGTACACGTTCGCCGACGGCCCCTGCTCGACAATCTCGCCGAGGTACATCACACAAATCCACTCGGCCAGATACGCCACGACGTCAAGATCGTGCGAGATCAGTAGGTAGCTTGTGCCGGTGCGGGCGCGCAGGTCTTTGAGCAGGTTGAGCACGACGGCCTGCACGCTCACGTCCAGTGACGAGGTCGGCTCGTCCAGCAAAATCAGCGCCGGCTCGGCGGCGAAGGCACGGGCGATGGCGACGCGCTGTTTCTCGCCCCCGCTGAGTTCGGCCGGATACCGGTCGGCGTGCGAGGCAGGCAGTCGCACGCTGGCGAGCAGTTCTTCGACACGGGCCTTCACCGCGCCGTTGGACATCG
It encodes the following:
- a CDS encoding c-type cytochrome, with protein sequence MLQFGRMLVDRIENRILVGIIAFVGIMVLVGWVAINENARMASFTRQYNARSIERGAELFAANCSTCHGTDGRGVSLRAPALNSPHLFGYDFLAQWDDEIDTLNREIAALESEKLALQDELAADGVTDRRREAIETRIAEIDAELADPERQARIEELQFERQQQVTAMVAAVDKGYDPDVPSRLVQLGWGGTRESFIQTTLIHGRPTSISYWRAPMVSWGQRSGGPLRDDQIQDIVNYILNWDKGTDWTLEDLLAVQQFPIIPGEGGGGEITAEAVGSDVDAALAALTTVVGDPVRGQALYEGSERTQRAQRLGCSGCHYGGVQGPAYDGLWERILDERLTDPALAGYTPEHYVIESILAPGAYVVSGWAAGQMPAQFGQQMSAQDVADILEFIKASDPNYVAPEQPAEEPAAEGEGDGG
- a CDS encoding cytochrome bc complex cytochrome b subunit, yielding MSVLPFPSFLDDIKEKGLKKAVFEGVDNIVERVTAGMNIQDIREALRGETPTRRPNPRLQPHADGFWLHMRPSFFHRDMTGLYPTFRLGWLSTYFVAFETITGLILMVWYTPSPEIAYSNMLNILGNVPLGQLMRDLHRLGAEAMVLIVTLHMLRTFLTGSYKKPRQFTWFTGVVLLFVTLFLSFSGYLLPWDQLSLWAVTIGASMIEATPPKIVGDNLNLLLRGGPEMGANGLLRFYLLHVLLVPAVLFIFTGVHYYKVIVHGHSLPPKAENIGEDTAKRVPLDKRVYFIPDVLTSEVMWIAVTTLVLVVLCVWFYHAPLENHADPQITPIGTTAPWYFLWIQGALKLGDKVFWGVIFPGIYLVFLMVMPYLDTTKSRRYADRRFALSMGFLLTSFTVVLSYMGLPEYGVATSADARVIHEMTMEPAHNHMGKLLPVPYNQLAPGAYTTAQFESDAPDVDVAEFNTMIAETGIRDELVAELNLAHLNNARAYEQIPFVVIPDSSPALHKAIEEFHHLLEIDNKELYNAHGVVIVTDNQAGLKRLDVLIQWEEVELNETGGVIVDDQGNPIPVLNEDGTPVYRWSADHIFIHENSAYFQN